One Caretta caretta isolate rCarCar2 chromosome 8, rCarCar1.hap1, whole genome shotgun sequence DNA window includes the following coding sequences:
- the HK3 gene encoding hexokinase-3 isoform X5, protein MMGQTLPLGFTFSFPCQQTSLDQGILLSWTKGFNASGCVGQDVVKLLREAVKRKNHFALDVVAIVNDTVGTMMSCGYDDPSCEVGLIVGTGTNACYMEELRNVGTLAGGEGRMCVNTEWGAFGDNGCLDPFFTPFDRQVDEASLNPGRQRFEKLISGMYLGEIVRYILLELTAKGLLFQGRPSPKLQTRDIFQTKFLSSIESDGLALRQVCAILEQLGLHVTCEDSVLVREVCQVVARRAAQLCGAGVAAVVEKIRENRGLEQLSVTVGVDGTLYKLHPHFAQEVQGTVQRLAPRCSITFLQSEDGSGKGAALIAAVACRVARHQRA, encoded by the exons ATGATGGGCCAGACGCTGCCGCTCGGCTTcaccttctccttcccctgccagcAGACCAGCCTGGACCAG GGCATCCTGCTGAGCTGGACCAAAGGATTCAACGCCTCGGGCTGTGTGGGGCAGGACGTGGTGAAGCTGCTCCGGGAGGCGGTGAAGCGCAAAAAT CATTTTGCGCTGGACGTGGTTGCCATAGTGAACGACACCGTGGGAACCATGATGTCGTGCGGCTACGACGACCCCAGCTGTGAGGTCGGCCTCATTGTGG gcacGGGCACCAATGCCTGCTACATGGAGGAGCTGCGGAACGTGGGCACCctggcggggggggaagggcggATGTGCGTCAACACGGAGTGGGGGGCGTTCGGCGACAACGGCTGCCTGGACCCGTTCTTCACCCCCTTCGACAGACAGGTGGACGAGGCCTCGCTGAACCCCGGCAGGCAGAg GTTCGAGAAGCTCATCAGTGGCATGTATCTGGGCGAGATCGTCCGGTACATCCTGCTGGAGCTCACGGCCAAGGGGCTCCTGTTCCAGGGCCGCCCGTCCCCCAAGCTTCAGACCCGGGACATCTTCCAGACCAAGTTCCTGTCGTCCATCGAGAG CGATGGCCTGGCCCTGCGGCAGGTGTGTGccatcctggagcagctggggctgcACGTCACCTGCGAGGACAGCGTGCTGGTACGGGAGGTGTGCCAGGTGGTGGCCCGACGCGCGGCCCAGCTCTGCGGGGCAGGCGTGGCTGCTGTGGTGGAGAAGATCCGGGAGAACCGGGGCCTGGAACAGCTTTCGGTGACGGTGGGCGTGGACGGGACACTCTACAAGCTGCACCCaca cttcGCGCAGGAGGTGCAGGGGACTGTGCAGCGCCTCGCCCCACGCTGCAGCATCACCTTCCTGCAGTCAGAAGACGGCTCGGGGAAAGGGGCCGCGCTCATCGCAGCTGTTGCCTGTCGTGTCGCCCGCCACCAACGGGCCTGA